tactcagcaaggctacaagaaataaccagaatatgatttatatccatctttaagtttattaatcatgtgagggtccaagccgctcttgaccgtgagcatggctaaccggttagttttaactctgcagaggttgtacactttcaccacaattcgcgtaaaagttccgaaaaactttgaacccaaccatgcaTATGCCGGCCAAACACattatcacacttccttaggtgtgactgcatagggacgctacgaggtctttacaaagattccctaacaaaTGATAATCCGCTAAGGTTTTGAGTCAAAGCAGAGCATAACCCTCCCTAATGGTCAGCTCCTTAGCAAAGGCCgctaccccaagaggaccgggctATACCCCATTGATGCagtccctcttgccctttcggtaagactgtcacaagctagagtttctaattaatcagccaagaccagagccatgtagtattgtgATTGTACgattttcctgggtggttctccatattCCAATTAATCAAAGTATTCTTGTAAACAATCATAGATAGAAGTATAGTTAGGGTCACTTTCCTTTTACCAATGGAAAGCTACTCTTATTGCTCttcactgctcttcagctcttgctcacttggaattctTGATTCTTCAAACTTCAAACAACGATCCTTCTTCACGAAGCAAACATCgggcaaccatacaaagcaaacaagtacaactaagaacaatacaccgaaacaaaagaaaggctttaaaagaatgCACTAAAAGATAGGGCTCGTTGCTACGGTTACGAAAACGCAAGAAACACGAAAAACAGAGCTACAGAAGAAAAGAAACAACTATCGGAAGATTTGTATTATTATTGAACAAAAGAACTATttactttatttattttatttggaaAACAAATGAAAAGAATAGTTTAAAGAATTATCCTACATTATAATTAACTCATATTATACTTGCCTTTATTATAAGAATAAAGTAGATccttagtcaaattttatttaattaccTATGTACAATTTGCTAATTAAACAATTAAATATAAGAAAACTTGTGAGAACATCTAAAAGCATATATTTATATGATTCATTGTTGAActaacaaattaaattataaaCACATCTGAGTTGATATTAATCAAGTTAACATTTAATTATGAAAAAGCGGAGTAaacatctaattagcttttaatcaGAAAAACTAATTGAGAGattattaatcaaattaaatttatatttaattttaaaatagGAACTACGGTACAACGACACTACTAAACGATAGCTTAGCCTTCTTGAAAACTAACGCAACATGAACGGGTCGAAACGAAGCTAAAACGTAGAAACTATGGACTAAACGGTGATTGAGGGGCCGAGTCACGATTAAAATGTAGAGGTGAAGGGCTAGTAGAAAAGACTTGGATGACACAGCAAATTGTGCTCACAGAAGATAACAAGGTGGTAAAGCTATTGCACATGTTGCAAGGGTCACGTGAGCACAAGAATCGATGAAAATGGAGTTAAACGgaaaagttatggctaaaacaagattccaAGGACTTGTTTACGATAGATTTAAACTTCCAAGGGCTAGCTCTAAAggaaccagggactaaaatgagattaaacctaaactacaggggctAGAAGGGGAAACAAGGCTCCTGGACGTCGGGTTCAATTAATAAGAATaacaggggctaaaacagaaaagaaaggacTGATTTGTTAACACTTTTGAACTgttgtggactgcgggttaattttgtAGAAAcagaggggctcttttgcaaaataccctagggttgaccggtattggATCTGTTGACTCAGGTTAGATTGGACTTGgaccgttggatctagatctaacgaTCCTGGTCAGAtcaggaggaggggcggcggcgctaggtggTTGGCGACAAGGTctgcggcggtgggcggcgccgAGTTTGCCGGAGTTGACCGAAATCAGTGACTCGGGGCTCGACTTCGACTCGGGTTTGGGTCAGGAGCGATCTAGGGCCACGAGGAACGCGTCTAGGGGATCGATTGGTCGAGTGGGAGGCTGGACAGGGGCTTGCGACGGCTAGAGGCAgagcggcgacgacgatgtgcGATTACCGCGGCGAGGAGGCACAAGAGGGAGGGAAAAGTGGTCGGCGAAGGTTCTCACCACGACGTGGAACTCCGGAGGCGGCTTGTGGAGGCGAGGGAGCGACGAAGCGGCGAGTTAGTGGCGGAACCGAGCTCAACGAGCTTCAATGGCGGCACCGCTAGGGTTTGAgcgagaggcggcggctgcggctaaAGGAAGTCAGAGGGGGATGGGGCACGGCTGCTACTTATAAGGCCGAAGTCGGGgtccttggcgtgcgggccaaggGAAGCCGTGGCAGCGCGTGCTGCACCCGGACTCGAGAGCGAGTCCCGGTTTCGCACAGGTCGGAAGAAGGGCCTGCCAGGCGGGGCCCGTGTCgcagagagagaaggggagtgGGGCACCGGGTTGGGCCAGAAAACAAAACTGGgccggtgggggggggggggtttgggCCTCGGGAGTagaagaaaaagggagagggagaaagggagatgggccggctgggctgaaagctagagggagaaaaagaaaagactttCCAATTTCGAAACCGATTCAAACTCATTCAAATTGAATTCGAATTCAAGAATTCAAACTCAACTTGAACAACAAACAACAAAACAATGCAAGGGTGGCATGAATGCATCACAAACAAAACGACctcaattaatttttagaaaacaaccaattattttattttcttataCTAAATTGCATTTAAAGAGAATAAATGTTGGGtaatttttaaaattatgagaaaattgtttcttaaattttcctttttaatcacatcctgaaatccaaaaaattttagggtgtgatagtgagcgtcaacagctGCCATGACAAAAATCAAAGGCGGTGGAGCCTATGACCATCGGCTGACCGGGCCCATTGGCCGACCTGGGACTGGGCCCAATTGCCCTCCCCTTTGGCCATagcactgacatgtgggtccttgTGCCTCTAGTTGATGACATGGCTCGAGTTAAGTCGGTTTGCTTCACTGGTGGGCCTTCCAATCCATGTGATGCTCGTGTGGTGGCTTGTGATTGGACGGGACCTTGCTCCTTGGATCAAAGGGTATGATTGCCCTTTATTTTTAGCCAAAAAACCCACACTCATAAATTTCTACAAGGATATGTCGAATTCGGTGATTTATTAGCGTCATGAgctgtaagaaatgcaagttcatCTATTTATTTTGACCAAATTGACGCTCAAAAATGGTCTGTAACGAGTGTCAATAAGATCCCCAAGCTAAACTTTGCTCGTCCGTAAGCAAAgctagacttaggttgttgatcaggagttgctgcaATACTTCATTTCTTCGTCATGCACAACTTACAATAAAATATTCTACCTCAAATTGAATAAGTTGGGCATAATTTTGCTCACATGTTTTACCTTGGTCTCCATGGGGCATTTGGcattctccttgtcttgggtgGTTGAGAAATAGAACAATTTCATAAAGTACCACTCACACATTCTTTGCTCAATTTCATATCCAGATGTTTTCaaagattttataaataaaaaccAATTTCCTCAAATGATACTCTCGAATCGCTCAAAGTATATAATTTCTGACCAAGGTTTTGTgttgccttcttcctcctactTCAAAaatggcttatgtggagctcatgatAGGGAAAATGATAAGACATACTTGCACTAGGTATTTTTTGAAGTAAAAAATTGAATCAAGTAGAGTAAGTAAGTCATACAACCATGATCAAGAAGTGCATGAGTGTGGTAAATGAGTGGTATGTGGGATGAATGGATAAAACTCCATATATGATCCctctcttttattttattttagacATGGCTAGCATCTATTCGTGGACTGATACATCTGGCCCAGGTGGGGTTGGATGAAAAAACCGACGCACCAATTCGGATTCTCTGAATCCCGCAATCATAGCACCAGCATCCGAAATTATGACGCACCGATCCGGCCTACAACGCCACTAGGGCCTCCTGTTGTGCCTTGACAATCTTAGCACTGCACTCCCGCGCACCCACTCGGGAAAAGACCCAATCGCCCCAAAAGACTAGTCCAATAGAGGAAGGGTGGCTCTCCCTTTTAAGgtggcttcctcctcccaagctaagCAAGGTGGGATTAACCAGAGACTCACACGGTCGCCGCCCAACTACAACTGGGCCACTTGGTCTATTTTTTTGTTGCGTCTTTGCCAGtgggtaatagtggaggatgtcctcatcatgcaccttcatgtgtccacataattttttttcagctcttggaccttcatgtgcctAAGTTTTTTTTCGCATAGCCCATGTCTTTCTAGGTAGAGCATTTGAGAGAAATATCACAAAAATTGTGGAGCATTTGTATAATGATTGGAATGGATGGCATGTGCTTGGACGGACCTTGCTCCTTGGATCAAAGGGTATTGGATCAAAGGGTATGATTGCCCTTCATTTTTAGCCAAAAAACCTGCACTCACAAATTTCTACAAGAAAATGTgaaattcggtgatttattaGCGTCATGAGGGTAAAAAATACAAGTTCATTCATTTATTTTGACCAAATTGATGCTCAAAAATGGTCTGGAACGAGCGTCAACACTAAAACAAACCAAAATGAAATAAACGGATACAAGCACAGGATTACATGCGACAAAGAGATGCCAAACTATAATCGTGTCACAAATATTGTTGTGTGAAGAAAGCGTGTGACAACTTTTTGTCGTCGAAAGATGCCCCATCAGTGCTACAAAAAAGATTTTTAGGAACGCTCCATTTTTTCTAGAGGCTGGAAAAAAAGTAACCTGCTCTTACAAAGGGAGTGGAGCCACGGTAGCAATTGACCCGCCGCAAAAAAATGCATTTCAAGATGTGAGGGATGACGTCACCCATTCATAAAAATACATTTCTAGGGACGGGTCATGGCgtcacccgtccctaaaaattgATTTTCAGGTGCGGGTGAGGGCATGGCTCGCTCCTACAAATGTTTTcatgcaaaaaaaatcataattttttatatgaTCTCGTATGAAGAtaaattttatatcaaaattgtagatttTAACGAGATCTTGTAGTTTGATAACTTTTCATTTAAGGTCATTTAATAGttcaaaaaatattattttaaaaatcTACAAGTTTTTATTTGTTTTCAAACAATGTCGGATGTAGAGTAGTTCAATATCAAAGTTTTAGTAGTAAGATATAAAaagttatatttattttatatattattCATTTAAGACTATCACAAGATCATTTACTAGTTATGCCCTATATATGGCTATGACTATATACTATCTCATAGAACTCAAGTTATATTTTCAAGTTTCcacaatcttaacctttataAACACTGAAATATATGTGGCACATTTGTTCCAtatctatagttcacaataaccatagtgtagaaatttcacttttttatttgttcggttgtatttaaagatttaaatgaatttttagaataaaatagaaaattatttaggggcgggtgacgacATTACCCACCCCTGAAAAtggatttctaggggcgggtgatggtgtCACCCtcccctacaaatcaatttcagTTAATATAAATGAATATCATATCTCATAGAGTCACGAGTGATAGTATAGTGTAATGGGGAGAAGAGTATGCGGGAGGTTTGAGGTAAGCGGTTCGACTCCCGAGTTACACAAGTGTGCATATTTTGTCAAAAAGATAGTACCTTGGTAAGTTGACCAGGatatttttgttcttttttattttattattgttttcaagcttttctttttttcatttttggtaAATTGATTTGTAGTTCACCTGTCCTACAACGATTTGTTGGGGCGAGTGAAGCCATGACCCGTCTCTataaatcaatttttttttgctatgaGAACTAGAGGGCGGTATCATACCTATTtctaaaaatatgtttttacccgcctctaaaaatctTTTTTGCAGCAGTGTATCTAAGAAGTTATTTCTTTGATGCCGCATTAATTTTCGAAACTCACGTAGTTAAAACTGACTGAGTAACGGAGTAACGCTAGATTACCATGCAGTTTCTCTaatgtttttcctttttattttattgttttcaagctttttctattttttcattttctgtaaattgatttgtagctcacccgtccctacaaatcgatttgtaggggcaggtgacGCCATGAGCCGCCGCTATAAATCGATGTTTAGTCTGCGATAACTAGAGGGCGGGTACCGCGCCCATTCTTAAAAATGTGTTTTTACTCGCCTCTAAaatttttttgtagtagtgtatctGAGGAGTTATTTCTTTGATGACGCATTAATTTTCGAAACTCACGTAGTTAAAACTTACTGAGTAAACAGAGTAACGCTAGATTACCCATGCAGTTTCTCTAATGTTTTAATTCCATGCCCACTTGCACATGGTTAGATGCAGACATGATCTCTATAAATACCACGGCGGGGAGTTGCGGTGCTTAACAAAACCAATCTCGAGAGGAGAGGGGACACGGAACAACGTGAAAAATGGCAATAAATACTGTTTCTCAAGTTGTCCCTTCTCCCGCTGAAGATGCCGCGGCTCTCTTGAAGGCTTTCCAAGGTTATTGTTCCTGACTCTATTGTGAGCTGTTCATCAAATATTAGCTTCAGATTTCATTTATGCAGAAAAGCATTGAAACAAAAATCATCGTCTAGATTCTAGAACGTTTCGAACATCTCTAAGGAACATGAGTCAACAATGACCTTTGCCAACTATTTTGTGGTCCAGGATGGGGCACGGACGAACAAGCAGTTATAGCCATCTTAGCTCGGCGTGACGCGACTCAGAGGAAACAGATTAGTTTGACCTATGAACAGATGTACAACGAGGGCCTACTGCAGCGCCTGCAGTCAGAGCTCTCTGGAGATTTTGAGGTGCCACAAATTACGATTGCAGTTTTATTGATGAGTTTTTGTTCAGATTAGTTTGCATATTATTTTTCCTGATGAGCTTCTGTCAGTTTATCTAACCACTAGTACTACGTGCCATTGGCTACTGTCCAGAGAGCAATGTGCCAGTGGATACTTGGCCCTGATGAGAGGCAGGCTGTGATTGCCAACGCTGCAATGAAATGCATCCAGGAGGAGTACCCAGTCATCATCGAGATTGCATGCGCTAACTCTTCCGAGGAGCTTATAGCAGTGAAGAAGGCCTACCATGTTCTGTACAAGTGCTCCCTGGAAGAAGATGTCGCTGCTGGCACCACGGGAAATCTTCGCAGTGTATGTTCAGCTGTTCTTCATTATTTTCTTATGCTCGTCATCCTGGTTTCATTTACAGGCTAATCTGTCCTTGTCTCCTTCAGCTTTTGCTTGCCCTAGTGAGCACCTACAGGTACGATGGCAACGATGTAAACATGGGGTTAGCAAAATCAGAGGCAAAGATTGTTCATGAGGCTGTACGAAATGGCACTCTGGATCATCAGGAGCTCGTCAGGATCGTGGGTACTAGGAGCAAAGCACAGCTCAAAGCCACATTCAGCTGCTTTAAAGATGAGCACAGCCGCAGCATCACCAAGGTCAGGACACAAAATACCTCGTCTTTAAACTTAAAGATCTCGTGCTTTGTATCAATCAGATGACCAAACCATTTCGGTATCGCCAGGCACTACTACATGCATCCGATCCGACATGCTACTTGCGCGCTCTGCGAACCACAGTGAGGTGCATTGCAGATGAAAACAAATACTTTGCCAAGGTGAGGTGTCAACGATAACAAAACGAAAACCAAATAAACAGGTACTCTTGAACTGATCTGGCGATGGGTATACCGTACCCTTTGCCATCTGCAAGCAGGTTCTGAGGAACGCTACACGCGAAGCAGGGACTGATGAGGATACCCTGACCCGGGTGGTTGTGATGCACGCCGAGAAAGACTTGAAGGGCATCTGCGGCGCGTTCCAGAAGAGGACCTCGGTTACCTTAGAGCAAGTCATTGCCAAGGAAACCTCGGGTGACTACAGGAGCTTCCTCATGGCTCTCCTTGGAAGCTAAACAAGGATGGCACAATTAATAATATAAGATAGAGATAATTATATCCCCGTGTTGATATATGTATGAACTAAATAAAGGACGAGGCTCCTCTCCTCCACCCAAGCGGCAAAATTCATGTGAATTGAGCCATTTCATAGGATTCTAATAAGTTTCaatcttttatttcaaaggGTTACACAGCAAAGTTTGCAATGGAAGGACTTTGTCTCAATTTGATGTAAAAACTTCAACATAATGAAGTCCCTTATCGAATAAAGGAAAACATCCGATAATATCAAACCCAACAAACTTTTTTCATCAATGGTTTAATCCAAAAGGAACCACAAGAAGGTTTTTGTTGTCACCTGAAAAGATGTTTCAGTGTAATGGTACAAACTACATGCCAACGTATATATAATGTCACCTGAACAGATATTTCACTTGTTTTCACAAATTTGGCTTTCCTGAATAAGGCCAAAATGTCCACATTTCTTTTCTTGCATTTAAAGGCTTTAATAATCTTGCCAAGAATAAATATGCATAGCGCACTAGCATGTCTAGCAATATATGCATCTGCCATCTGAAACAAATAAAAGTCTTCAAATTTGCACCAAAATGCTGCATAAATTGGATGATAATATGTTATTGTTGTTTTATTCCATATTTTGTAAACATCTTTCATTTATCAACAAACTAGAATTGCCCAAGTCCGAGTAAACAAGTAAAAAAAAGGGATGAAATTGAATAATAATTGCCTGAGCAGCAGTCTATCTTTTGGTCTTGATTTAATTACTTAGGATTTGAAAGCACATATAAGCATGCCATGCCAAAATAAGAATGTAGTAAAACCACATGAGATTTTACACTCCGGTGAGGTAGCTAAAATGATGCACAATGGGCTTGTTTACAATAGAAAGAGTCTATCCCCAAATTTGGCTCAACCTTGGACTCAAAAAAAATAATGAGAAGAATATGGCATGATAATGTCAATCAATGCCATGGATTTTGTAGAATGACATGTCCAAAGGATCTGTCATCACTCATAGAACAAGCC
This sequence is a window from Panicum virgatum strain AP13 chromosome 7K, P.virgatum_v5, whole genome shotgun sequence. Protein-coding genes within it:
- the LOC120639965 gene encoding annexin-like protein RJ4, which codes for MAINTVSQVVPSPAEDAAALLKAFQVNNDLCQLFCGPGWGTDEQAVIAILARRDATQRKQISLTYEQMYNEGLLQRLQSELSGDFERAMCQWILGPDERQAVIANAAMKCIQEEYPVIIEIACANSSEELIAVKKAYHVLYKCSLEEDVAAGTTGNLRSLLLALVSTYRYDGNDVNMGLAKSEAKIVHEAVRNGTLDHQELVRIVGTRSKAQLKATFSCFKDEHSRSITKALLHASDPTCYLRALRTTVRCIADENKYFAKQVLRNATREAGTDEDTLTRVVVMHAEKDLKGICGAFQKRTSVTLEQVIAKETSGDYRSFLMALLGS